The Deltaproteobacteria bacterium genome contains a region encoding:
- a CDS encoding biopolymer transporter ExbD, with translation MAGGGGEGGSEYEVNVNLTAMLDVLTNLLFFLMFGLAAQQTAIENEGGVQLPTSKAELPPKKATNVAIGQRELRVDKEVVMTIKNGRLGKDASGTGRIEPLYRKLVAVKGRKVASSRKAANQEDEDVLMVLCDKSIPYTLVRRVLLTSAEAGYPRFRMAALME, from the coding sequence ATGGCCGGTGGTGGTGGAGAAGGCGGAAGCGAGTACGAGGTTAACGTCAACTTAACGGCAATGCTTGACGTTTTAACCAACTTGTTATTCTTCTTAATGTTTGGTTTGGCAGCACAACAGACTGCTATCGAAAATGAAGGTGGGGTACAGCTTCCTACTTCAAAAGCAGAACTACCTCCAAAAAAAGCCACCAATGTTGCCATTGGCCAACGAGAATTACGGGTTGATAAAGAAGTAGTGATGACCATTAAAAATGGCCGTCTGGGCAAAGACGCTTCTGGTACTGGCCGTATTGAACCGCTATATCGCAAATTGGTTGCGGTTAAGGGCAGAAAGGTGGCTAGCAGCAGAAAAGCTGCTAATCAAGAAGATGAAGATGTACTAATGGTTCTTTGCGATAAATCTATTCCCTACACGCTAGTGAGACGTGTCTTGCTTACTAGCGCCGAAGCGGGATATCCTCGCTTTCGCATGGCAGCACTAATGGAATGA
- a CDS encoding DUF3108 domain-containing protein has product MSFFFISTAFASSNEIDESDSFLDQLTGQGNAGYTKISNKNILLQKPSAPRTPKDLPPCRKPIVITRTLPKNVGETIRYTLNVNGLSVGTIDFRIEKRGAANGRIITEYRSLFKITEVVASLLPVEGRAAALVADETYWPIQAMNNYKISRNEFSEKQQFSADGHSARSHRIRNGKASDEQQSFPGAVQDFVSGFYFMRSLPQEADGCAILYGNQRAYTAWVKYIATEQIKTPVGIRPSYRYDVKFASNKAQRAAMGRLWLSTGEERLPYKAELLTGTHLVGDIYLYETGKP; this is encoded by the coding sequence GTGTCATTTTTTTTTATATCGACTGCTTTTGCAAGCAGCAACGAGATTGATGAGTCTGATAGCTTTCTTGATCAACTTACCGGGCAAGGTAATGCGGGCTATACCAAAATCTCAAATAAAAACATTTTGTTACAAAAGCCATCAGCGCCAAGAACCCCAAAAGATTTGCCACCTTGCCGAAAACCAATCGTAATAACCAGAACCTTACCTAAAAACGTTGGTGAGACAATTCGCTACACCTTGAATGTAAATGGATTATCAGTCGGAACAATTGATTTTCGTATTGAAAAGCGAGGAGCAGCAAATGGCCGGATCATTACCGAATATCGTAGCCTATTTAAAATAACTGAAGTGGTTGCATCTTTATTGCCCGTAGAGGGACGGGCGGCAGCTTTAGTAGCTGATGAGACTTACTGGCCAATTCAAGCAATGAATAATTACAAAATTAGTCGCAATGAATTTTCTGAAAAGCAACAATTTAGCGCTGACGGACATAGTGCACGCTCGCATCGCATACGAAATGGCAAGGCTTCAGATGAACAGCAAAGCTTTCCAGGGGCAGTGCAAGACTTTGTTAGCGGTTTTTATTTTATGCGCAGCTTACCTCAAGAAGCTGATGGTTGTGCGATTTTATACGGTAATCAACGAGCATATACAGCTTGGGTAAAATATATCGCCACTGAACAAATTAAGACCCCCGTAGGTATACGACCTAGCTATCGCTATGATGTAAAGTTTGCCTCAAATAAAGCGCAAAGGGCTGCAATGGGTAGGTTATGGTTAAGTACTGGTGAAGAGCGTCTGCCGTATAAAGCAGAGTTGTTAACCGGCACGCATTTAGTTGGTGATATTTATCTATACGAGACGGGCAAACCTTAA
- a CDS encoding CopG family transcriptional regulator — protein MRTTLDIDDDVLTVAKHIAQLKHKSTGTVVSELLRQCLLPTDNLENIRNGVPIFPIKADAKLVTMDHINQLRDEDSSYLPHNT, from the coding sequence ATGAGAACTACTTTAGATATCGATGATGATGTTTTAACGGTCGCTAAACATATTGCACAGCTGAAGCATAAATCTACCGGCACAGTAGTGTCTGAACTTTTAAGGCAGTGCCTACTACCCACTGATAATCTTGAAAATATACGAAATGGTGTGCCTATTTTCCCTATTAAAGCCGATGCCAAATTAGTAACCATGGACCATATTAATCAACTTCGTGATGAAGATAGCTCTTACTTACCGCATAACACTTAA
- a CDS encoding biopolymer transporter ExbD, whose product MSFGGGGHRSPLGGAFGKESATSYEVYLNLTPLMDVMSNILFFLLAAFGSTLIAVLPTTIPTRGDTSFAAPIPEEEKVNITVRADATGLTLKCDSPNIDPSKLKEYSSRFGVKGDEYDYENFTAALKRIKEKYPESRTMILVPDDGFRFEKVVKIMDAAREQRLPDGRKIMLFDEVVLSSTPASEKVK is encoded by the coding sequence ATGTCTTTTGGCGGCGGTGGTCATCGTTCACCTTTAGGCGGCGCTTTTGGTAAAGAATCTGCCACTAGCTACGAAGTTTATCTAAACCTCACGCCCTTAATGGACGTTATGTCTAATATTCTTTTCTTCTTGCTGGCTGCTTTTGGTTCAACGCTTATTGCGGTTTTACCTACGACCATACCTACTCGTGGCGATACCTCTTTTGCAGCACCTATACCTGAAGAAGAAAAAGTTAATATCACAGTACGCGCCGATGCTACTGGACTTACCCTTAAGTGTGACAGCCCCAATATCGACCCGAGCAAACTAAAGGAATATAGTAGTCGCTTTGGGGTAAAAGGTGATGAGTATGACTATGAAAATTTCACCGCCGCCTTAAAACGAATTAAAGAAAAATATCCAGAATCGCGTACAATGATCCTAGTGCCTGACGACGGTTTTAGATTCGAAAAGGTTGTAAAAATTATGGATGCCGCACGAGAGCAACGCTTACCTGATGGTCGTAAAATTATGCTGTTTGATGAAGTGGTACTCTCGTCAACACCAGCTTCTGAAAAAGTGAAGTAA
- a CDS encoding DTW domain-containing protein: MTESCSQCLRPEDICVCDRIEAISTKHNVLVLQHPREQDIELGSAKLLAMMLPKCVLKVGLSWPSLSKAWGKNTEASHWAVVFPRPNVQFSPDTNYELSNRSGKTVSPSKIRGIILLDGTWSQAKSLWWRNPWLLKSPRLTLSPKEPSIYGAVRTEPRKQYISTIEAAGAALYALGEPEIIDKKLKRVFRTLLQRYRDQHSSDHFK; the protein is encoded by the coding sequence ATGACAGAATCTTGTTCACAGTGTTTACGACCAGAAGATATCTGTGTCTGTGATCGTATAGAGGCGATATCCACCAAACATAACGTACTTGTTCTACAACATCCGCGCGAACAAGATATTGAATTAGGCAGCGCTAAACTATTAGCCATGATGTTGCCTAAATGCGTACTTAAAGTTGGTTTATCGTGGCCTTCTTTAAGCAAAGCTTGGGGTAAAAATACCGAAGCTTCGCATTGGGCCGTTGTTTTCCCGCGACCAAATGTTCAGTTTTCACCTGACACAAACTATGAGCTAAGTAACCGTAGTGGCAAAACCGTTTCGCCAAGCAAAATTCGCGGCATAATTTTGCTGGATGGTACTTGGTCACAAGCTAAAAGTCTTTGGTGGCGTAATCCTTGGCTATTAAAATCGCCGCGTTTAACCCTATCACCCAAAGAACCCTCAATTTATGGTGCTGTGCGCACTGAGCCCCGTAAGCAATATATTTCGACTATTGAAGCTGCTGGTGCGGCTCTTTACGCGCTTGGTGAGCCTGAAATTATTGATAAAAAGCTTAAACGTGTTTTTCGTACGCTGCTGCAGCGCTACCGCGATCAGCACAGCAGCGATCACTTCAAATGA